In the genome of Populus trichocarpa isolate Nisqually-1 chromosome 10, P.trichocarpa_v4.1, whole genome shotgun sequence, the window ATAGGTTAACGGGGCAATGATTTCTCTTATTTTAGGCTCTTTAATCACATCATAACCATGACCTAATGTCACTATTGGGTCGGTGGTTTAGATCAAGCCAATTTTAAGATACTCTTGGACCCAAATTGTTCGGGACTCTTATCTCAAACATCTGATGCTGACATTACATGAGGGAGACACCCCTGAATGATACACAACCCAACTCTTCTTGTTTAgtgtaaaattattaaatttgtggGAAAATATGCCTAATTATGTATCCCGACAGGTAACAGAGGACCAGGAAGAACCCCACTGGACTGGACTACTAGGCTAAAAATAGCAGCTGGAGCAGCCCGTGGGTTAGCATTTATGCACAACTCATGCAAAGCTCTTAAACTCGTCCATGGTAACATCAAATCCACAAACATCCTTTTAGACAAGGCAGGCAATGCCCGTGTCTCAGATTTTGGGCTCACTCTCTTTGCATCTTCTACTAATTCTGCCCCAAGATCCAATGGCTACCGCGCTCCCGAAGCAACATCTGACGGTCGAAAACAGACCCAAAAATCTGACGTGTACTCCTTTGGGGTTTTGCTATTGGAGATTTTAACAGGGAAATGCCCTTCTATAGTGGATTGTGGTGCTGGGCCTGGAAATGGGTATGGTGGGCCTGTGGACTTGCCAAGGTGGGTCCAATCTGTGGTGAGGGAGGAGTGGACGGCTGAGGTGTTTGATTTGGAGCTGATGAGGTATAAGGATATTGAGGAGGAGATGGTGGGCCTACTTCAAATTGCATTGGCTTGTACAACTCCATCTCCTGATCATCGGCCTAGGATGGGCCACGTGGTTAGGATGATTGAGGAGATACGCGGGGTCGAAATGTCTCCATGTCACGACACCTTTGACTCTGTCTCTGATTCTCCTTGCTTGTCCGAAGAGACTAGTGGAGCTGGCCAGTGATTGAACAATTTGTCGCAGAAGGAGAAGGGCAGTTTATTCAGTTATAAACTAAGAGTACTGGGGTTTGATGTAAATCATGGTGGGTTTAATTTTCCTGCATTATTGAGTTTtgccatgttattttttttgttagattcaATGAATCGGAGGATATGTTTCTCTTTAGGCCGTTTATGCTAAAAGAGCGGCAAAGAGTTGATGAAATTTGTTCTACCAATGATGTTCTCGTAATCATGAAATTGATCACTTAGACAGGGATGGCCAATCCCCTACATTTCTTTAATCACTAGTGGCCTCTTATCTTGAGGCGATTGCCATGTTCATCTGCATAAAGCCTCTTATCTTGAGGCGATTGCCATGTTCATCTGCATAAAATATTCATGAATGGGAGTATTTAATTGTTATATCCTGGACAgaatctcttttcttcttctttgggccatggaatcttaatttttaatcattgtGGAATGTGcacttcaatttaatcattcttTTCTGCTAATGGTATGAGGGCTTGGTTTGAAAACTGCATTTCAGACCTGAAGGTAAGCCTACAAGATCGAATGGAATCAATTGGTAGTAGACGTATGGGGCAGGCATTATTTGGTTGATTGTCAGGGCTTTTTAAATGCGCCCCCCCCCGCCCCCCCCCTAAAATTGGGTCATTTTGGCCCCGAAGGGCCTAAACACAACTGTTTATGTTACAGTCAACAAGCCCTCTTGAACATGTGATGAAATCTTGGAGATGGCAGTcattttcatgttaatttttccAAAAATGAATGAATGCATTTGTTGTGAAAGCATGAAGAGAaaagagcagcagcagcaggggaatGCTCTGAGTATCCAGGCTTCGGTAAACTTAACCAGCAATCATCAATTGGACTGTGATTTAATTAGAaacattcaaaaaacaaattagcagATGATTATGAATTTCTGATAGATTTGTACTGTCCTTTTTTACTGCGCGAACCATGACGACAGGTTTTGCTTTCACCATTGCTGCTATATGGTATCAACAATGTtcatcaaaagaacaatgaaTTAGTAACAAAATCTGagctacataaataaaattagtgcTTCTATTAATTAGGATTAATATTATTGAAGCGGAGCACATGTAAATACATGCAAgggaaaaacctaaaaatttccATGTTTTATATCTTGTAACATGAAGGAATAAAGAATCATAGAGCTGTAAACTCCAAGCTCTTCGAGAGGGAATATGCAACATTTATACAAATGAATAAAGAATGAAACTATTCTGTAAACCTATGAGTTGAAATGCATGATTTTGGGAGCAAACCTCAATAGCCTATCTAGAGCATTAGGCCAGAATTTCCTTGCAAACAAGAAACAAGTGTTGGTGTGATTCCCATTATACACACATTTGCTGCCACTTCTCATCCTCTCCAAAAACTCAATGGTCACCTCTGTCCTTAAAAACTTAGCAGGATGAGGCCCACCTCTGGACCAGTCAACCCAAGTCAAAGTCCTATTTGAATTCCTCTTCGAATGCTTCATAGTCACAAATGTTGGTAAGTAATGCTCATCAGAGTAACATTGTCCCGTGCAGTACTTTTGGAATAGGGGAAAATATTTTCGGTCCGAGACAATTTCAATGGCAAGGTCTCGATCTATTTCGAACCACTGTGAGCCTTTCCTCCATTGGTCGATTTTGATCCCAGGTCTCATCCGTGGACTATATCGGCCATTACCTACTGGACCTTCTAAGACATAGGACTCCACGTGACTTTTGGTTGAGTTCATTAGGTAAGTGTAGACAGTGGAGAAGTTAAAGAGTGGAATGCATGATTCCGAGAGGAGAACAAAACGTTGGTTAGCAATGTCAAGGAGTGCATTGGCTAATAGTCGTCTTTCAGCTTCAATCATGTTTGCATTTCCCCATTGAACAACCTGCATCATGGCACGTAAGCAGGAAATTGAGCAaccataattaacaaaaaagaaccGTAGAAACTGTGCTATAGAATATCAAGAAAAAGCAGTCTAATAATTCACGCAGACAACTAGATCTTTCTTTTACGCTGTTTTTCTGTTGATTAGATCTTTTAGACCTTCATTAATATTCTTATGTCAAGACCTTCATGAATCCCATGGACAACAAACAACATGTCACTGAACAAATTCCACTTCAACTTAAAATGGCTAGGAATGGGTCATC includes:
- the LOC7475576 gene encoding glycosyltransferase BC10, yielding MKGQTQNQNLVTAFTKLFNAQLQLINVLSLFFLFGCGLATGVILSSYLNNISFNLQVSHFSFSTTTTTASPTFKLPPRVGLKEYLKVPDVKHDMDEKELLWRASVTPNIREFPFDRVPKVAFMFLTKGPVLMAPLWEKFFKGHDGLYSIYVHSSPSYNESEPESPVFHGRRIPSKVVQWGNANMIEAERRLLANALLDIANQRFVLLSESCIPLFNFSTVYTYLMNSTKSHVESYVLEGPVGNGRYSPRMRPGIKIDQWRKGSQWFEIDRDLAIEIVSDRKYFPLFQKYCTGQCYSDEHYLPTFVTMKHSKRNSNRTLTWVDWSRGGPHPAKFLRTEVTIEFLERMRSGSKCVYNGNHTNTCFLFARKFWPNALDRLLRFAPKIMHFNS